From a single Mycolicibacterium moriokaense genomic region:
- a CDS encoding NAD(P)/FAD-dependent oxidoreductase: MTENHAPKVVVIGGGYSGTLAANQLRMGSSAGTPAITLVNPRPKFVERIRLHQHVAGNYDATVDYGSLLGDGIKLVVDTATRIDAANRTVELASGKALDYDYVVYAVGSTGTVPASVPGATEFAYPLAELEQAQLLRDTVDTLHPDAPVTVVGAGLTGIEAATELAEQGRRVTLVCGGQLGPYLSEPGRRSVAKVLRRLGVAVLETDVVTEVRRDAVVFADGAVRPSAVTVWAAGFGVPDLAANSGLRTDKLGRLLTDETLTSIDDERIVAAGDCASPSGEPLRMCCASASQLGPQAANTVLSRIAGTTPANLEYGFGGACISLGRKSGIVQLARQDDSPVDVYFSGRLIAKVKEGICKGTLWALRRSARKPGATFWLKGGPRPEQPVYPKVAT; encoded by the coding sequence ATGACTGAAAATCACGCACCCAAGGTCGTCGTCATCGGCGGCGGCTACTCAGGAACGCTCGCGGCCAACCAATTGCGAATGGGCAGCAGCGCGGGCACCCCGGCCATCACCCTGGTCAACCCGCGACCGAAGTTCGTCGAGCGGATCCGCCTGCACCAGCACGTGGCGGGCAACTACGACGCAACCGTCGACTACGGCAGCCTGCTCGGTGACGGAATCAAACTCGTCGTAGACACCGCCACCCGTATCGACGCTGCCAACCGCACTGTCGAGCTGGCGTCGGGCAAGGCTCTCGACTATGACTACGTCGTGTACGCCGTCGGCAGCACCGGCACGGTTCCGGCGTCGGTGCCCGGCGCGACCGAATTCGCTTATCCACTGGCGGAACTGGAGCAGGCGCAGCTCTTGCGCGACACCGTCGACACCCTGCACCCCGACGCGCCGGTGACGGTCGTCGGCGCCGGGCTGACCGGAATCGAGGCCGCCACCGAACTTGCCGAGCAGGGCCGCAGGGTCACCCTCGTCTGCGGCGGTCAGCTCGGCCCCTACCTGTCCGAACCCGGCCGCCGATCCGTCGCGAAGGTGCTGCGCAGACTGGGCGTCGCGGTGCTCGAGACCGACGTCGTGACCGAGGTACGGCGCGACGCGGTGGTCTTCGCCGACGGCGCGGTCCGCCCCAGCGCCGTGACCGTGTGGGCGGCCGGCTTCGGTGTGCCGGACCTCGCCGCCAACAGCGGACTGCGCACCGACAAGCTGGGTCGCCTGCTGACCGACGAGACCCTGACCAGCATCGACGACGAACGCATCGTCGCGGCGGGCGACTGCGCGTCGCCGTCGGGCGAGCCGTTGCGGATGTGCTGCGCGTCGGCGTCACAGCTTGGCCCGCAGGCCGCCAACACCGTGCTGAGCCGCATCGCGGGCACCACGCCCGCGAACCTCGAGTACGGGTTCGGCGGCGCCTGCATCAGCCTCGGCCGCAAGTCCGGCATCGTGCAGCTCGCCCGCCAGGACGACTCCCCCGTGGACGTCTACTTCAGCGGCCGCCTGATCGCGAAGGTCAAGGAGGGCATCTGCAAGGGCACCCTGTGGGCACTGCGACGAAGCGCCCGCAAACCGGGAGCGACGTTCTGGCTCAAGGGCGGACCGCGCCCCGAGCAGCCGGTGTACCCGAAGGTCGCCACGTGA
- the sigJ gene encoding RNA polymerase sigma factor SigJ, whose protein sequence is MTTGNEHADRFTHLRPLLFTIAYEIIGSTTESDDVLQDSYLRWADVDLATVRDTKSYLAQLVTRQALNALREGVRRREDYIGPWLPEPLLLDDRDASADVVLAESVSMAMLVLLETLTPDERAVFVLRETFGFDYDEIAEAVGKSVPTVRQMAHRAREHVQARRNRFGPVDSERTTQITEQFLAAASTGDMDGLMALLAPGVTWTADHGGKAAAIRRPVVGVRRVAAIMARLFQVIRERPEIRFETAVYNSAPAVVVYTGDHLEGVFLFEVIDDKITNLYAMRNPDKLVGITTPRVISR, encoded by the coding sequence GTGACCACAGGGAACGAACACGCCGACCGGTTCACCCATCTGCGGCCGCTGCTGTTCACCATCGCCTACGAGATCATCGGCAGCACAACCGAATCCGATGATGTGCTACAGGACAGCTATCTGCGATGGGCGGACGTGGACCTCGCGACGGTGCGGGACACCAAGTCGTATCTTGCGCAGCTGGTGACCCGGCAGGCGCTCAACGCCCTGCGCGAGGGCGTGCGCCGTCGCGAGGACTACATCGGACCGTGGCTTCCTGAGCCGCTGCTGCTCGACGACCGCGATGCCTCCGCCGATGTCGTTCTCGCCGAATCGGTTTCGATGGCGATGCTCGTTCTGCTCGAAACACTCACCCCCGACGAGCGGGCGGTCTTCGTGCTGCGCGAGACGTTCGGCTTCGACTACGACGAAATCGCCGAGGCCGTCGGCAAATCGGTTCCCACGGTGCGCCAGATGGCGCACCGCGCCCGCGAGCACGTGCAGGCACGACGCAACCGATTCGGCCCCGTGGACAGCGAACGCACGACACAGATCACCGAGCAGTTCCTGGCGGCCGCGTCCACCGGAGACATGGACGGTCTGATGGCGCTGCTGGCGCCGGGAGTCACGTGGACAGCCGACCACGGTGGCAAGGCGGCCGCGATCCGCAGGCCCGTCGTCGGCGTCCGCAGGGTCGCCGCGATCATGGCCCGGTTGTTCCAGGTGATCAGGGAGAGGCCCGAGATCAGGTTCGAGACGGCGGTCTACAACAGTGCTCCCGCGGTGGTCGTCTACACCGGCGATCACCTCGAGGGCGTCTTCCTGTTCGAGGTGATCGACGACAAGATCACGAACCTCTACGCGATGCGCAATCCGGACAAACTCGTCGGCATCACAACCCCGCGGGTGATCAGCCGCTAG